The following proteins come from a genomic window of Neofelis nebulosa isolate mNeoNeb1 chromosome 5, mNeoNeb1.pri, whole genome shotgun sequence:
- the LOC131512494 gene encoding uncharacterized protein LOC131512494: MKKGSGGRITSLTLEKKGGWEGGRGRGAARRCDGKRCGSGSGGIRRADGGGPANWRAAESRVSQRRAVAAAPLLIAPGAAAGGGWIQRPWRRRWRRQLPSDPRQRILDCSPYAGDMGTRQPLPSLGAPSPVRGTSAAALPPLASARCRLRKCPRFAPSPEPCQRLRGRLLLASFLPLSLGPGGGGGSGNSSTSLHSPGSGAVLCEERRLRSRLALPHSPSPLLLVLRLLPPPPSLTPAQRPATRVTGVWESPAEPRSRPLRLRCRSPSGANHGRRLFVAPPGKSRST, from the coding sequence ATGAAGAAGGGAAGCGGCGGAAGGATCACGAGTCTCACGCTTGAAAAGaaggggggatgggaaggagggagagggaggggggcggcTCGGAGATGCGACGGGAAACGCTGCGGCTCCGGCAGCGGCGGGATCCGGCGGGCTGACGGCGGGGGCCCGGCGAACTGGAGGGCGGCGGAGTCTCGAGTCAGTCAGAGGCGGGCGGTGGCGGCGGCTCCTCTTCTCATTGCGCCAGGAGCAGCTGCAGGCGGCGGCTGGATCCAGCGGCcatggcggcggcggtggcggagGCAGCTCCCTTCAGACCCCAGGCAGCGGATCCTCGACTGCTCCCCATACGCCGGGGACATGGGAACCCGGCAACCGCTTCCGTCCCTCGGGGCCCCCTCCCCCGTCCGCGGCACCAGTGCGGCCGCCCTCCCGCCCCTCGCCTCTGCTCGGTGCCGGCTCAGGAAGTGTCCGCGCTTTGCCCCCAGCCCGGAGCCCTGTCAGCGGCTGCGGGGCCGGCTCCTCctcgcttccttccttcctttgtcactcggcccgggcggcggcggcggcagcggcaacAGCAGCACAAGCCTGCATTCGCCCGGGTCGGGGGCTGTTCTGTGTGAGGAGCGCCGTCTGCGCAGCCGCCTagctcttccccactccccctcccccctcctacTCGTCCTccgcctccttcctcccccacccagccttACACCCGCCCAGCGCCCCGCCACCCGCGTAACAGGCGTCTGGGAATCGCCGGCCGAGCCCCGCTCCCGCCCACTTAGGCTACGGTGCCGAAGCCCGAGCGGAGCCAATCACGGACGTCGATTGTTTGTGGCTCCTCCCGGAAAAAGCCGATCGACCTGA